The following are encoded in a window of Longimicrobium sp. genomic DNA:
- a CDS encoding DUF5916 domain-containing protein has product MVPRFVSMRLAAAGLLISTTLAAQTAAPARPSLRAGALPAGLALDGRLDETAWREADSIPALTELEPREGGVPAGRTVVRVLADADALVFGINARYADPAGLVSFARQRDASFSSEDHVRLVLDTFLDGRSGYVFAVNPDGARYDALVSGGGEDENADWDGVWEAATARTSSGWSAEIRIPVKTLIFGRGLDAWGFNVQRRVQALQETDRWASPARDYEVTQTSRAGLLTGLPTFSLGLGLGVRPSLTAGAGEAGPGARLRSRAEPSLDATQRLGTNLLASLTVNTDFAETEVDTRRTNLTRFPLFFPEKRTFFLEGADVFEFGLGMGTDVIPFFSRRIGLFEGREVPLRAGVKLNGREGGTSLGALAVRTGAVRGLLPDSTRGTLVPDATMGVVRVRQNLLRESSAGVIATFGDPQGRAGSWLAGGDFTYQTSRFRGDKNFLVGIWGLAMGREGLAGDRTAAGIKVDYPNDLWDVALTFKRVGDGFQPSLGFVPRPGVNIASFSLEYSPRPDWGWVRQMFYELETLYVTDLSGRWQSYEVFTAPVNWRLESGDRFEANWVPVGERLDEPFEVADGVVVPAGTYRWTRYRLEAGTAAKRRLSGQATWWFGGFYGGRLHQLELEAAWHPSPLVTVELEGERNIGRLPGGRFTADLVGTRLRLNVSPDLQVNGFVQYDSESRSLGANTRLRWSFSPLGDLFVVYNHNLRDVEEPDTGIRRWERQSAQLLLKVAYTLRY; this is encoded by the coding sequence GTGGTTCCTCGCTTCGTCTCCATGCGCCTGGCCGCCGCCGGGCTCCTCATCTCCACCACCCTGGCCGCGCAGACCGCCGCGCCGGCCCGTCCCTCGCTCCGCGCCGGCGCGCTCCCCGCCGGGCTCGCGCTCGACGGGAGGCTGGACGAGACCGCGTGGCGTGAAGCCGACTCCATCCCCGCCCTCACCGAGCTCGAGCCGCGCGAGGGCGGTGTTCCCGCCGGGCGCACCGTGGTCCGCGTGCTGGCGGACGCCGACGCCCTCGTTTTCGGAATCAACGCGCGGTACGCCGACCCGGCCGGCCTGGTGAGCTTCGCCCGGCAGCGCGACGCGTCCTTCTCCAGCGAGGACCACGTCCGGCTGGTGCTGGACACCTTTCTCGACGGTCGGTCGGGGTACGTCTTCGCCGTGAATCCCGACGGGGCGCGCTACGACGCGCTGGTCTCCGGCGGCGGCGAGGACGAGAACGCCGACTGGGACGGCGTGTGGGAGGCGGCCACCGCGCGCACCTCGTCCGGATGGTCGGCCGAGATCCGCATCCCCGTGAAGACCCTCATCTTCGGCCGGGGACTCGACGCCTGGGGCTTCAACGTGCAGCGGCGCGTCCAGGCGCTGCAGGAGACCGACCGCTGGGCCAGCCCCGCGCGCGACTACGAGGTGACGCAGACCAGCCGCGCGGGGCTGCTGACCGGGCTGCCGACGTTCTCGCTGGGGCTCGGCCTCGGCGTCCGCCCTTCGCTCACCGCCGGCGCGGGCGAGGCCGGTCCCGGCGCGCGGCTGCGGAGCCGCGCGGAGCCGAGCCTGGACGCGACCCAGCGGCTGGGCACCAATCTCCTCGCCTCGCTCACCGTCAACACCGACTTCGCGGAGACGGAGGTCGACACCCGGCGCACCAACCTGACGCGCTTCCCCCTCTTCTTCCCCGAGAAGCGCACCTTCTTCCTGGAGGGCGCCGACGTCTTCGAGTTCGGGCTGGGGATGGGCACGGACGTGATCCCCTTCTTCAGCCGCCGCATCGGGCTGTTCGAAGGGCGCGAGGTGCCGCTCCGCGCGGGCGTCAAGCTGAACGGCCGCGAGGGAGGCACCAGCCTGGGCGCGCTGGCGGTCCGCACCGGCGCGGTGCGCGGGCTGCTGCCGGACTCGACGCGCGGAACGCTGGTGCCGGACGCCACCATGGGCGTGGTGCGCGTGCGGCAGAACCTGCTGCGCGAGTCGTCGGCCGGCGTGATCGCCACCTTCGGCGACCCGCAGGGGCGCGCCGGCAGCTGGCTGGCGGGCGGCGACTTCACCTACCAGACCTCGCGCTTCCGCGGCGACAAGAACTTTCTGGTGGGGATCTGGGGATTGGCGATGGGCCGCGAGGGGCTCGCGGGTGACCGAACCGCGGCGGGGATCAAGGTCGACTACCCGAACGACCTGTGGGACGTGGCGCTCACCTTCAAGCGCGTCGGCGACGGCTTCCAGCCCTCGCTGGGCTTCGTCCCCCGGCCCGGCGTGAACATCGCCTCGTTCAGCCTGGAGTACAGCCCGCGCCCCGACTGGGGGTGGGTGCGGCAGATGTTCTACGAGCTCGAGACGCTCTACGTGACGGACCTGTCCGGACGCTGGCAGAGCTACGAGGTGTTCACGGCGCCGGTGAACTGGCGGCTGGAGAGCGGCGACCGCTTCGAAGCCAACTGGGTGCCCGTGGGCGAGCGGCTGGACGAGCCGTTCGAGGTGGCGGACGGCGTGGTGGTCCCCGCCGGCACGTACCGCTGGACGCGCTACCGGCTGGAGGCGGGCACGGCGGCCAAGCGGCGGCTCTCCGGGCAGGCGACCTGGTGGTTCGGGGGATTCTACGGCGGCCGGCTGCACCAGCTCGAGCTGGAGGCGGCGTGGCACCCGTCGCCGCTGGTCACCGTGGAGCTGGAGGGGGAGCGGAACATCGGCCGGCTACCGGGCGGCCGCTTCACCGCCGACCTGGTGGGAACGCGCCTGCGGCTGAACGTCAGTCCGGACCTGCAGGTGAACGGCTTCGTACAGTACGATTCCGAGAGCCGCTCGCTGGGCGCCAACACCCGGCTGCGCTGGAGCTTCAGCCCGCTCGGGGACCTCTTCGTCGTCTACAACCACAACCTGCGCGACGTCGAGGAGCCGGACACCGGCATCCGGCGGTGGGAGCGCCAGTCCGCCCAGCTCCTTCTCAAGGTCGCTTACACGCTCCGCTACTGA
- a CDS encoding sigma-70 family RNA polymerase sigma factor — MQDVAGPARRFDEVVREHGAALARLAAVYAAEPADRDDLLQEIWVALWRALPRFRGECSLRTFVYRVGHNRGLTFRARQRRNPSAELPPTLADPRPGPDAELARSRRHERLLDAVRRLPEPQRQAVTLSLEGLSHAEIAEVVGTTENNVAVRLSRGRAALRELLEAGG; from the coding sequence ATGCAAGACGTCGCGGGCCCGGCCCGGCGGTTCGACGAGGTCGTGCGGGAGCACGGCGCGGCCCTCGCGCGCCTCGCCGCGGTCTACGCGGCCGAGCCGGCGGACCGGGACGACCTGCTGCAGGAGATCTGGGTGGCGCTCTGGCGGGCGCTCCCCCGCTTTCGCGGGGAGTGCTCCCTGCGCACGTTCGTGTACCGGGTCGGCCACAACCGCGGCCTCACCTTCCGCGCGCGGCAGCGGCGGAATCCCTCCGCCGAGCTGCCGCCCACGCTCGCGGACCCGCGCCCCGGACCCGACGCGGAGCTGGCGAGATCGCGCCGCCACGAGCGTCTGCTGGACGCGGTGCGCCGCCTCCCCGAGCCGCAGCGCCAGGCGGTGACGCTGTCGCTGGAGGGGCTCTCTCACGCGGAGATCGCCGAGGTGGTGGGGACGACGGAGAACAACGTCGCGGTGCGGCTCTCCCGCGGGAGAGCCGCGCTGCGGGAGCTGCTGGAGGCCGGGGGATGA
- a CDS encoding DUF2092 domain-containing protein: MMKHRTRAAIALALAGTVLGGGRAAGQQAVMDTAATNALGRMGQYLAQLTEMQVNATITKEDVLPDGQKVQTSGTADLVAVRPNRLRVAIDGDRQQRLLLYDGTTFTVWAPKLRYYASAPAPPSIIQLADTLEDRFNIELPLVDLFRWGTPNAPLSEIRGARDIGPSAVGGVTCEHYAFRQNGLDWEVWIQKGEHPLPRKLVLNTLNDPARPQYTATYTWNLAPSYGRDSFTFVAPPDARAIPFSQMRPAYALGQQ, encoded by the coding sequence ATGATGAAACACCGGACCAGAGCTGCCATCGCGCTGGCGCTGGCCGGCACGGTGCTCGGCGGGGGCCGGGCAGCCGGCCAGCAGGCGGTGATGGACACGGCCGCGACCAACGCGCTCGGGCGGATGGGCCAGTACCTGGCCCAGCTGACCGAGATGCAGGTGAACGCCACCATCACCAAGGAGGACGTCCTTCCCGACGGCCAGAAGGTGCAGACCTCGGGCACCGCCGACCTGGTGGCGGTGCGCCCCAACCGCCTGCGCGTGGCCATCGACGGCGACCGGCAGCAGCGGCTCCTGCTGTACGACGGGACGACCTTCACCGTGTGGGCGCCCAAGCTGCGCTACTACGCCAGCGCCCCGGCCCCCCCCAGCATCATCCAGCTGGCCGATACCCTCGAGGACCGGTTCAACATCGAGCTGCCGCTGGTGGACCTGTTCCGCTGGGGCACGCCCAACGCGCCGCTGTCCGAGATCCGCGGCGCGCGCGACATCGGGCCCAGCGCCGTGGGCGGCGTGACCTGCGAGCACTACGCCTTCCGCCAGAACGGCCTGGACTGGGAGGTGTGGATCCAGAAGGGCGAGCACCCGCTCCCGCGCAAGCTGGTGCTGAACACGCTCAACGACCCCGCGCGGCCCCAGTACACGGCCACCTACACCTGGAACCTGGCGCCGTCGTACGGCAGGGACTCGTTCACCTTCGTGGCGCCGCCGGACGCCCGCGCCATCCCGTTCAGCCAGATGCGTCCGGCGTACGCACTGGGACAGCAGTGA
- a CDS encoding aquaporin: MERIPPMRSLPRRAAAEAVGTFALVLVGTGAAMVDAGTRGSLGPVGVSLAFGGVVAAMAYALGHVSGAHINPAVTVALWSIGRFPRGDVAAYVVAQCAGATAASLALRAVLGMVGGLGATLPALGEARSFAVEWLLSFLLMFVIVAVTTDERVAPGFAGLAAGLAVGFGVMVGGPLTGPSLNPARSLGPALAGGPWTGHWVYWAGPVAGMLAAVRVYDFLRPGGTVAPAADKPLGVEGPVMPSHAWPPPRVTEWQAGGTHVHGG; encoded by the coding sequence ATGGAACGCATTCCGCCGATGAGGAGCCTGCCGCGCCGGGCGGCCGCCGAGGCCGTCGGCACCTTCGCGCTGGTGCTGGTGGGCACCGGCGCCGCCATGGTCGATGCGGGGACGCGCGGCTCGCTGGGGCCCGTGGGCGTGTCGCTGGCCTTCGGCGGCGTGGTGGCGGCGATGGCCTATGCGCTGGGCCACGTCTCCGGCGCGCACATAAACCCGGCGGTCACGGTGGCGCTGTGGTCCATCGGCCGCTTCCCGCGCGGCGACGTGGCCGCGTACGTGGTGGCCCAGTGCGCCGGCGCCACCGCGGCGTCGCTGGCGCTGCGGGCCGTGCTGGGGATGGTGGGCGGCCTGGGCGCCACCCTTCCCGCGCTGGGCGAGGCGCGCTCGTTCGCGGTGGAGTGGCTCCTGTCGTTCCTGCTGATGTTCGTGATCGTGGCCGTCACCACCGACGAGCGGGTGGCGCCCGGGTTCGCGGGGCTGGCGGCCGGCCTGGCGGTGGGATTCGGGGTGATGGTGGGCGGCCCGCTCACCGGCCCGTCGCTGAACCCCGCGCGCTCGCTGGGGCCGGCGCTGGCCGGCGGCCCGTGGACCGGCCACTGGGTCTACTGGGCCGGGCCCGTCGCGGGGATGCTGGCGGCGGTCCGCGTCTACGACTTCCTGCGCCCGGGCGGCACGGTCGCCCCCGCCGCGGACAAGCCGCTGGGCGTGGAGGGCCCGGTGATGCCGTCGCACGCCTGGCCGCCGCCGCGGGTCACCGAATGGCAGGCCGGCGGAACGCACGTCCACGGCGGGTGA